AATGACGATTCAGCCCTCACATCACTCCGACAATGACCGGAGTAGAAGCGAGCTCCGGGCTCTGGATTGTAATCTCACTTCCCTCTGCGACCACATCCAGATGGAGGGCTTCAATTCCGGCTCCTTCTCCGATATTGTAGTCCACGCTATGGGCTCCACCTACCATCTCCATCGCCTCATCCTCTCTCGCAGTTCCTACTTCAGGTCCCAAATTTAGTTCTTAATTTGATCGATTCTTTGAAGATATAAATTTCATAATTACGCGAATATGGCTTGAAATTTTAGAATGATTCACGATTGTTTCAATTTTTTCTGGGCAGGAACATGCTACATGGTCCTTGGAAAGAAGCCAGTTCTCCTATCGTGAATCTACATGTGGATGATAAGAATGTTAGTGCGGAGGCAATTGCAATGGCTTTGGCTTATCTTTACGGGCATCACCCTAAGCTTAATGATAACAACGCATTTCGTGTGTTGGCTGCTGCTTCCTTTCTTGACCTTCAGGTATCAATCACATTACTCGGAGCTAGCTTCTTGAATCTCTAATTGTGATTAGTTAGAGATCATTCTTTATGTTTGGATTGCAGTATTACATCTTGGCATTTTCTGTGCAGGATTTATGTGCTATATGCACGGACTTCATTATATCTGAACTGTGGACTTCTAACTTCTTGGCATATCAGGTTATGTTTGAACTGTTGATACTTCTCTATGCACCATTACATGCTTCCAGGATGTTGGGTATTGAGGAGTACTTTTGTAACTCAGGTATTTGCGGAGAGCCAAGATTACGGCATACACGGAGAGCGTGTGAGAAATGCTTGCTGGGGCTACCTTTGTCAAAGTGGTGCCATGGAATTGAAAGAGGtaaaaattaaagtaattaaTATTTAGTTGCACGTATACATTATGGGTTTTGGCTGTTACTACTCTTCTCATAGTCACAAGGATACTCttgctctttctctttctctctgggGAAAGGGGACAAAATGTATGGCAACACAATTAAGATGGAGCAGGATAAAGTTGATAACATATTTACTTATCAACAATAACAAGGATAATATTTTATTGTTCATGGCAGCAGGCAGCAGCATTAAGATTTCTATCTATTGTTTATTAGAATCAATGTAGTGGATGCTAGGTCGGTGTATCTTCTACTGCAAGTCCTATGACTTTTTGCTGGTGTGAAGACACAAGTAAATAGTGTTCAAATTATAGGGGGACCTACAAATATGAGAGATTTCATAATAAACAATTGATTATTTATATTTCTGAAGTGTTGGAATTCGTAGTTTTAATTTTTGACAAACACATTTCATCTTTTTGTTTACTCgcttgaatatgtcttcaaacaATTTTAGAACTTTTGAAAATGTAAAACAAATGTACTTTTTTTGGTACAATGTGCTACACATTTCAATCTAGTGTAGTTCTCACTTCTCAATGCATTTGACTAATAATGGTCTTACTTCTTTGTCCACTTTGTGGAAATTATAACTTACAATGTACTAGAATTCTTTATTGCAAATTTGGTTGCAGCACTGTAGTTAAGTTAATTATCTAATAGATATTTGTCTATGTCCTCACAATTTGTCAATTGTATGTCTCCCTGAATTATTGATCCTTTTGTTGTGGTAGGTGCTTCCAAAACTTTCTTCCCAAACTCTGCATGCATTACTGACCTCAGATGAATTATGGGTACCTAGTGAAGAGAAACGGTAAGGGGTGTAGTTTAGGTTGCCACCGAATTGGGTTTACTAGAAACTGGTTGAAGTCTTATTTTAAGTTGGATAACTccattttttcttttctgttaAAAGGTTTGAGTTGGCATTATACACACTTCTTGCAAAAGGTGCTTTTTGCAAGACAGAACATTCTGAGCAAGGCAATTCTAGTTCTGAGATTGGCGTGGGTATTCATTCTGACTCTTCCAAAGCAAAGGGGAAAAATTTGGTTGATAGTTGCTCTAGAAAGAGGTTGGAATCAGAACTAGGACGCTGTTTACAAGATGAACTGAAAAGCCAAAGTGCAGCTCATGGTCTTCTGGTTGAACTTATTGATTCTGTGGATGACTTTCAAGTGGTAGTTTCTGATTCCAAACAGTCAAATTTGGACACTGTGCAGCCATGTGATGCAAAACAATCTTCATTGAGTAACCCATTTTCagaaatgaatgaaaatagaacctCATGTTCTTACGTTGAAATGCCAATCCATGTTGGAACGAGTGGATTAGGGACCAGTGGAGTGGCTATGGAGGGGCCATCTGAATCAGGTCCTTGCCATTTGAATAACAACAATTGGATTACAGGTGATCAATCTAGGCATTGCTCATCAAGGGAACCATCCTGTAATGGACTTATGCTCAATGATTGGGGAAGATGTGGCATGCCTTCTCTTTCATGGGGTGGTAGGGTTGTGGGCAGAAGACAGTTAAAATGTTACGCAAAAGGGAATTGTGGGGTTCGTGGGGAGGAATATGATACGTTTGTCAATATATTTGAAGGGGGTTCACTTTTATATTCTAACATGTCTTTTGAGGCACTTTTAAATGTGAGAAAGCAGCTTGAAGAATTGGGTTTTCCTTGCAAAGCTGTGAACGATGGTCTTTGGCTGCAGGTTTGTTAATGACATCTTTTTGCTTTTAAAATTTAGTTTTTTTGCCAAATAATGGAAGTTGTGTCTTGCTAGAAAGTGAGAGGAGAGTCTGTACATATCAATTGATTCATTGACTTCATTTTCAGCTTGAACCTCAGAAGTCACCtagttatttcattaatttgacaGCTTTTTGAAGCATACAATTCTTGGTTCAATCTAGGAACTGTGCGATAGTGCAGCTAAAGCTGTCCATTTTCTTACATCTTTTCTATTCCTCTACAAGCATTCACTTTCTCACAAGCTACTGTCTTTACTCAGGGCATTTATAAGGATGCTCATGTTATTTCATTTAGAAGGATGTTAAGTTTTTCATTTGTTGTCAATTATGTAGATGCTTTTAAGCCAAAGGGTGCAAGAAATTGGTGCTGACACATGTAAAGTTTGCTGCTTCACAAGTATGGCATGCACTTGCAGGCAACCATTTGGGTTTTCTCAAGGGGTTAATACAACAGGTTACTACATGCAAGACCATGATCATAATAATTCTCCTGGTAGCATGGGGAATATATACGTTGCTGATTCTGCTCAAGGTGAAGGTAATGGCCATTTTAGGCCAGTGCGAGTGCATGTTAGGGGACCTATTGATGGGCTTGCAGGTATTGGGCGTGGAACTACATTTGTGCCAACAGCAGCATGGCCCCCAACACGTTTTGTCTTCTCCCGTGTGCCATTTGGCATGGGCAATAGAAATTGCCAGCAATCTATTGCTAATGAAGATTCAGAGAGTAGAACTGATCACAATGGAGACCTATCAGGAGATGGGTTGACGGCTCTTGTTGGGTTAAGTCAAGGAGGGAGCAACACCACTAATGGTCATGGGGAGCATATGGAGAGAGGGTATGAGACAGAACTGCAAGGTAGGTTGTCAGGAACATCTATTTCAGCAAGTACCAGTGGTGTTGCTGTCCAGATGCTTGACTCACCAGAACATGCTATTGGAATTGATTGGGAGAATGCAAACAGTTCCTCTATATCTTTAGATATGAAAACGCCTTTAAGCCATTTCCCTCCATTTcgttttgggtgagttgatttctTTGCATGTCTAGCCACACATATTTCTTACTACTAGTTATTTATCTTTTAAAAGATGCGAAACTTGGAAGCTTCAGACCGCAAGGAGATTTATTGACTCCTTTCAGCCACCACCCAGTATTGAAAAATTTTCTCTATCACtcatttatttctttcaattGCCAGTTCATTTAATTCTATTGGTTGTACACAAAATTTGTTATTGGCATCCTTTTTTTCACAGTACCCTTTGACCTGATATGTGGGAAATCCCAATGTTATGCTCAACCTCATCTTGGTCTATTCTCTTAATTTGGATGACAATTCGACTTCTACACACACCTTATTAATTTCGTACTCTTAATCAATGACTGCTATTCAACTAATTTTGCCTTATTATTGTCTGAAATGGGATTGAGGCTTACTTCTTGTTGTCTGAATTGGCTATGGGTGCCACAGGGTTGAATTCGAGGATGTGCATAGGCTCAGTGATGGCCAAGTCAAGCATTCCCCAGAATATTTTTATGCTGGTTCTTTGTGGAAGGTATCTGAATATCAACTAAATTCAGCATATATCAGTTTCTAATTGGCTATGAGGCTTTGTCTTTCAAGGTTTGATATTCTATATAGGTTGAATTGAATATGATCCATTTGATTTTATAGGTTAGCGTTCAGGCCTTTAATGATGAAGATCCTCAAGGACGCCGAACTCTTGGTAATATTCTATTGGCTATAGACTCACATTTTGAAAACATGATATTCTATGTTAATCAGGATGAAAAGAAATTATTTTGCTGTAATTCAATTGTATTAAATGCTTTGTAACATTTCAGGATTATTTCTTCACCGACGCAAGGCAGAGATTACCGACTCCCTTAGAAAGGTTAGCATTACCAATGACAAATTAAAGTGTGACATGTTCTATTTGTATCCAACATCAGAGGATTTTCCTTGCATTTTCTGTTAACACCTTTGATGCTCGGTACTTTTGTTCACCAAATGCCACTTAAAGGAACAGCTGACTATAGTGATCATTGCTACTTGCTATAATTGAAGTTTTCAATAAGCACTCAAGATCAAGCCTACCTTTTTTCAGGTTCATATCTATGTGGACTCTCGTGAGAAGGTTACTGCCCGCTATCAGGTGAAGTTGCAGCTGAAAAAACTGCTGTCAACACAACTATATGCACATACTTAATCTAATGATATATTTTAATAACTTGAGATCTGTCATCAAATAATTTTTCAGCTGATTTGTCCTTCAAAGAGAGAAGTTATGGTATTCGGAAG
The Hevea brasiliensis isolate MT/VB/25A 57/8 chromosome 15, ASM3005281v1, whole genome shotgun sequence genome window above contains:
- the LOC110673968 gene encoding uncharacterized protein LOC110673968 → MEGQYPQQPRTYGPHQMKMTIQPSHHSDNDRSRSELRALDCNLTSLCDHIQMEGFNSGSFSDIVVHAMGSTYHLHRLILSRSSYFRNMLHGPWKEASSPIVNLHVDDKNVSAEAIAMALAYLYGHHPKLNDNNAFRVLAAASFLDLQDLCAICTDFIISELWTSNFLAYQVFAESQDYGIHGERVRNACWGYLCQSGAMELKEVLPKLSSQTLHALLTSDELWVPSEEKRFELALYTLLAKGAFCKTEHSEQGNSSSEIGVGIHSDSSKAKGKNLVDSCSRKRLESELGRCLQDELKSQSAAHGLLVELIDSVDDFQVVVSDSKQSNLDTVQPCDAKQSSLSNPFSEMNENRTSCSYVEMPIHVGTSGLGTSGVAMEGPSESGPCHLNNNNWITGDQSRHCSSREPSCNGLMLNDWGRCGMPSLSWGGRVVGRRQLKCYAKGNCGVRGEEYDTFVNIFEGGSLLYSNMSFEALLNVRKQLEELGFPCKAVNDGLWLQMLLSQRVQEIGADTCKVCCFTSMACTCRQPFGFSQGVNTTGYYMQDHDHNNSPGSMGNIYVADSAQGEGNGHFRPVRVHVRGPIDGLAGIGRGTTFVPTAAWPPTRFVFSRVPFGMGNRNCQQSIANEDSESRTDHNGDLSGDGLTALVGLSQGGSNTTNGHGEHMERGYETELQGRLSGTSISASTSGVAVQMLDSPEHAIGIDWENANSSSISLDMKTPLSHFPPFRFGVEFEDVHRLSDGQVKHSPEYFYAGSLWKVSVQAFNDEDPQGRRTLGLFLHRRKAEITDSLRKVHIYVDSREKVTARYQLICPSKREVMVFGSFKQRGTLLPKAPKGWGWRTALLFDELAELLQNGTLRVAAVVQLV